The proteins below are encoded in one region of Acidimicrobiia bacterium:
- the mreD gene encoding rod shape-determining protein MreD, producing MRRVLPLGLLVLTTVVVQVAFMPHLRLFGVVPDLGLVLAIAIAYHDDAETAAIVGFATGLGFDLFLRTPVGASALAYAVTGYATGVIQASLIRSSRWLPFVLGGLGGLIGGLIFAVIAILAGTDSLIHLTTVGIVARAALYDAIAALVVFPLVDRFVRTRVAPPMTWRD from the coding sequence ATGCGCCGCGTCCTCCCGCTCGGACTCCTCGTGCTCACGACGGTCGTCGTGCAGGTCGCGTTCATGCCGCACCTGCGACTCTTCGGCGTGGTGCCCGACCTCGGCCTCGTCCTCGCGATCGCGATCGCGTATCACGACGACGCGGAGACGGCCGCGATCGTCGGCTTCGCGACGGGGCTGGGCTTCGATCTCTTCCTCCGCACGCCGGTCGGCGCGTCCGCGCTCGCGTACGCGGTGACCGGCTACGCGACGGGCGTGATCCAAGCGTCGCTCATCCGATCGAGCCGGTGGCTGCCGTTCGTGCTCGGCGGCCTCGGCGGTCTCATCGGCGGACTGATCTTCGCCGTCATCGCGATTCTCGCGGGCACCGACTCGCTCATCCACCTCACGACGGTCGGGATCGTGGCGCGGGCCGCGCTCTACGACGCGATCGCCGCGCTCGTGGTGTTTCCGCTGGTCGACCGGTTCGTGCGCACGCGGGTCGCGCCACCGATGACCTGGCGAGACTGA
- the mrdA gene encoding penicillin-binding protein 2, which yields MNDQRVRVAIVGVVAVALFSALLGRLWFLQIGNSEATVAVIAQNTFRTTQQESPRGLILDSQGAVLVQDQVEWGIEVDRRLVGAERKNVVQRLSTLLHLTTKEVNKRINDPRQSPFEPAVIAVGNEVPDAVRLTILERQERYPHVTVQMIPYRSYPYGTLAAHVLGYVGHITSPAEAKKHRGYEDNDTIGRAGVEATYDNYLHGVSRRERVEVDPAGRVVGNPVVSAPGRPGDNVYLTINAHLQQIAESSLAQGIAIARTDQNTEVKDLRLENYKAPGGSVVVLDASSGAVAAMASYPSFDPAQFVNGITTAQYKDLTAPPARLLNRATQGLYAVGSTFKLVSSVAMIKYDYRGEFTPVDDPGSFKVGASTFHNANNEPHGTVTLRKALTVSSDVYFYKFGDDMWSTWRAGDANRGYAIQQVAREFGFGSKTGIALDESAGRVPDAKWKADFARNLYPKGSQALAQNSAWNPGDDIELAVGQGDLLATPLQLADAYAAFDNGGTLYQPQLVSKIVDPDTHKIIRQLAPKARRRIDLDPQLRSALVDGFTGAVNDPSGTAYDAFQGFPLAQHPVMGKTGTAEVVMNAAGDKSDTSVFVGMVTGANGHPYVVVSLVEQAGFGAAISAPIVRRVMEGLIGVSRPAPLAASATGND from the coding sequence GTGAACGATCAGCGCGTACGCGTCGCGATCGTCGGAGTGGTCGCCGTCGCGTTGTTCAGCGCGCTGCTGGGCCGGCTGTGGTTCCTCCAGATCGGCAACAGCGAGGCGACCGTCGCGGTCATCGCGCAGAACACGTTCCGCACCACGCAGCAGGAGTCGCCGCGCGGTCTCATCCTCGACTCGCAGGGCGCGGTGCTCGTGCAGGACCAGGTGGAGTGGGGGATCGAAGTCGACCGCCGGCTCGTCGGCGCGGAACGCAAGAACGTCGTACAGCGGCTCTCGACGCTGCTGCACCTCACGACGAAGGAAGTGAACAAGCGGATCAACGATCCGCGGCAGTCGCCGTTCGAGCCCGCGGTCATCGCGGTCGGCAACGAGGTTCCGGACGCGGTGCGGCTCACGATCCTCGAGCGGCAGGAGCGCTATCCGCACGTCACGGTGCAGATGATCCCGTACCGCTCGTATCCGTACGGCACGCTGGCCGCGCACGTGCTCGGCTACGTCGGACACATCACGAGTCCCGCGGAAGCGAAGAAGCACCGCGGCTACGAGGACAACGACACGATCGGTCGCGCGGGCGTCGAGGCGACGTACGACAACTACCTGCACGGCGTGTCGCGCCGCGAGCGCGTCGAGGTCGATCCCGCGGGACGGGTCGTCGGCAATCCCGTCGTCTCGGCGCCCGGCCGTCCCGGCGACAACGTGTACTTGACCATCAACGCGCACCTGCAGCAGATCGCGGAGTCGTCGCTCGCACAAGGCATCGCGATCGCGCGGACCGACCAGAACACCGAGGTGAAGGACCTTCGCCTCGAGAACTACAAGGCGCCCGGCGGATCCGTCGTCGTGCTCGACGCGAGCTCCGGTGCGGTCGCGGCGATGGCGTCGTACCCATCGTTCGATCCCGCGCAGTTCGTCAACGGGATCACGACCGCGCAGTACAAGGACCTGACCGCGCCGCCCGCGCGCCTGTTGAACCGCGCGACACAGGGTCTGTACGCGGTCGGGTCGACGTTCAAGCTCGTGTCGTCCGTTGCGATGATCAAGTACGACTACCGCGGCGAGTTCACGCCGGTCGACGACCCGGGATCGTTCAAGGTCGGCGCGTCGACGTTCCACAACGCGAACAATGAGCCGCACGGCACCGTCACCCTGCGCAAGGCGCTCACCGTGTCGAGCGACGTCTACTTCTACAAGTTCGGCGACGACATGTGGAGCACATGGCGCGCCGGCGACGCGAACCGCGGCTATGCGATCCAGCAGGTCGCGCGCGAGTTCGGCTTCGGCTCGAAGACCGGTATCGCGCTCGACGAGTCGGCGGGACGCGTGCCCGACGCGAAGTGGAAGGCCGATTTCGCGAGGAATCTGTACCCGAAGGGCTCGCAGGCGCTCGCGCAGAACAGCGCGTGGAACCCCGGTGACGACATCGAGCTCGCCGTCGGTCAGGGCGATCTGCTCGCGACGCCGCTCCAGCTCGCCGACGCGTACGCGGCGTTCGACAACGGCGGCACGCTCTACCAACCGCAGCTCGTGTCGAAGATCGTCGACCCCGACACGCACAAGATCATCCGCCAGCTCGCGCCGAAGGCACGCCGCCGCATCGACCTCGACCCGCAGCTGCGCAGCGCGCTCGTCGACGGCTTCACCGGCGCGGTGAACGATCCTTCGGGCACCGCGTACGACGCATTCCAAGGTTTCCCGCTCGCACAGCACCCGGTGATGGGCAAGACGGGCACGGCCGAGGTCGTGATGAACGCCGCAGGCGACAAGAGCGACACCTCGGTGTTCGTCGGCATGGTCACCGGCGCGAACGGCCACCCGTACGTCGTCGTCTCGCTCGTCGAGCAGGCCGGTTTCGGTGCCGCGATCTCCGCGCCGATCGTGCGCCGGGTCATGGAAGGCCTGATCGGCGTCTCGCGGCCCGCGCCGCTCGCAGCCTCGGCGACGGGGAACGACTGA
- a CDS encoding TIGR03936 family radical SAM-associated protein, whose translation MRGDAGYAVRVKYSKQGKVRWISHRDVARAFERALRIEQLPLAFTLGFSPRPKVSFGLALSTGYESEAEYLDLELSEPVDLEPLPERLNAAMPIGLSVIDVVALADRAPALQEVVTVVTWRVEVTGDDGEPVPVDLLSELVAAARSAAVLEVEQVRKGRASMSDVRPAIRSLDVVDGEVANIPTLEMELSTQPRGAKPSEVVAAIAGTRPDPPTLAIGRAVRTHQWIERDGARCEPLDADTRPHVPVVRAS comes from the coding sequence ATGCGCGGCGACGCGGGTTACGCCGTGCGCGTGAAGTACTCGAAGCAGGGCAAGGTCCGGTGGATCTCGCACCGCGACGTCGCCCGCGCGTTCGAGCGGGCGTTGCGCATCGAGCAGCTGCCGCTCGCGTTCACACTGGGCTTCTCGCCCCGCCCGAAGGTCAGCTTCGGGCTCGCCCTCTCGACGGGGTACGAGAGCGAGGCCGAGTACCTCGACCTCGAGCTGTCCGAACCCGTCGACCTCGAGCCGCTGCCGGAGCGGCTCAACGCGGCCATGCCGATCGGCCTCTCGGTCATCGACGTGGTCGCGCTCGCGGACCGGGCCCCCGCGTTGCAGGAAGTCGTCACCGTGGTCACCTGGCGAGTCGAGGTGACCGGGGACGACGGTGAGCCGGTGCCCGTCGACCTGCTGAGCGAGCTCGTCGCCGCCGCGCGATCCGCGGCGGTGCTCGAGGTCGAGCAGGTGCGCAAGGGACGCGCCTCGATGTCCGACGTCCGGCCCGCGATCCGGAGCCTCGACGTCGTCGATGGCGAGGTCGCGAACATCCCGACACTCGAAATGGAATTGTCGACCCAACCGCGCGGCGCGAAGCCGAGCGAGGTCGTCGCCGCGATCGCGGGCACGCGCCCCGACCCGCCGACGCTCGCGATCGGACGCGCGGTGCGGACCCATCAATGGATCGAGCGCGACGGCGCGCGGTGCGAACCGCTCGACGCCGACACGCGCCCGCACGTACCCGTGGTGCGTGCGTCGTGA
- a CDS encoding TIGR03960 family B12-binding radical SAM protein produces the protein MSNLWPRIEPLLAKVEKPARYIGMERGALAPDHRPGQAAFLLIYPDTYEIGLPNQGLQILYEILNERDDAVAERAYAPWTDLERAMRSTRVPLFSVDTHRAAADFDVLAFNLSAELVSTNLLNCVDLAGVPIRAEHRKPEDPIVIAGGHCTFNPEPLADFVDAFVIGDGEEVVGEIAAVVGAWKRGGRASREAVLRDLATIVGVYVPSLYDVEYDGPALRSITPRVPEAASTVEKRTIADLGDWPYPKQQLVPLIEVVHDRLNVEIFRGCTRGCRFCQAGMITRPVRERPEEQVRTMVREGLRRTGYDEVALTSLSSADFSGIDRVVADLVNDQEGTGGVSLSLPSLRVDAFTVGIASEIQKVRRTGLTFAPEGGSWRLRQVINKLITEEDLYAAVDGAYSSGWRRVKLYFLTGLPTETDEDTLGIAQLARSVIDVGRKHTKNPSCTVSLGGFVPKAHTPFQWFGQNGVGELHRKIGLVRNALKGQRAAQLKWHDPEATFAEGLLSRGDRRLGRVIERVWRGGGTFQEWSEHFDLERWLDALRAEGLDPDWYVTRQRTRDELLPWEHIRAGLHSDFLWQDWQDALREHGLPDCRWTPCYDCGVCTGYALEHVVASTVAPAGGSQGTGQDLSRGADVPIALGRRPEPAIAGDGV, from the coding sequence ATGTCCAACCTCTGGCCGCGGATCGAACCGCTCCTGGCCAAGGTGGAGAAGCCCGCTCGCTACATCGGCATGGAGCGAGGCGCCCTGGCGCCGGATCACCGGCCCGGTCAGGCGGCCTTTCTCCTGATCTATCCCGACACCTACGAGATCGGCCTCCCCAACCAGGGCCTCCAGATCCTCTACGAAATCCTGAACGAGCGCGACGACGCCGTCGCCGAACGCGCCTACGCCCCGTGGACCGATCTCGAGCGCGCGATGCGCAGCACGCGTGTCCCGCTCTTCTCGGTCGACACGCACCGCGCCGCCGCCGACTTCGACGTGCTCGCCTTCAACCTCTCGGCCGAGCTCGTCTCGACGAACCTCCTGAACTGCGTCGACCTCGCCGGCGTGCCGATTCGCGCCGAGCACCGCAAGCCGGAAGATCCGATCGTCATCGCGGGCGGTCACTGCACGTTCAACCCGGAGCCGCTCGCCGACTTCGTCGACGCCTTCGTGATCGGCGACGGCGAAGAGGTGGTCGGGGAGATCGCCGCCGTCGTCGGCGCGTGGAAGCGCGGCGGCCGCGCATCGAGGGAAGCGGTCCTGCGCGACCTCGCGACGATCGTCGGCGTGTACGTGCCGTCGCTCTACGACGTCGAGTACGACGGCCCCGCGCTGCGTTCGATCACGCCGCGCGTGCCCGAAGCCGCGAGCACGGTCGAGAAGCGCACGATCGCCGACCTCGGCGACTGGCCGTATCCGAAGCAGCAGCTCGTGCCGCTCATCGAGGTCGTGCACGACCGGCTGAACGTCGAGATCTTCCGCGGCTGCACGCGCGGTTGCCGCTTCTGCCAGGCCGGGATGATCACGCGGCCGGTGCGCGAACGGCCCGAGGAGCAGGTCCGCACGATGGTGCGCGAGGGCCTCCGCCGCACCGGTTACGACGAGGTCGCGCTCACGTCGCTGTCGAGCGCCGACTTCTCGGGCATCGACCGGGTCGTCGCCGACCTCGTGAACGACCAGGAAGGCACCGGCGGGGTCAGCCTCTCGCTGCCGTCGCTGCGCGTCGACGCCTTCACCGTGGGGATCGCGAGCGAGATCCAGAAGGTGCGTCGCACCGGGCTCACGTTCGCGCCCGAGGGTGGTTCGTGGCGGCTGCGGCAGGTCATCAACAAGTTGATCACCGAGGAAGATCTCTACGCCGCGGTCGACGGCGCGTACTCGAGCGGCTGGCGGCGGGTGAAGCTCTACTTCCTCACCGGGCTGCCCACCGAGACCGACGAAGACACGCTCGGCATCGCGCAGTTGGCGCGCTCGGTGATCGACGTCGGCCGCAAGCACACGAAGAACCCGTCGTGCACGGTGTCGCTCGGTGGCTTCGTGCCGAAGGCACACACGCCGTTCCAGTGGTTCGGGCAGAACGGTGTCGGCGAGCTGCACCGCAAGATCGGCCTCGTGCGCAACGCGCTCAAGGGTCAGCGCGCCGCGCAGCTCAAGTGGCACGACCCCGAAGCGACCTTCGCCGAGGGGCTCCTCAGCCGCGGTGACCGCCGGCTCGGTCGTGTGATCGAGCGCGTGTGGCGCGGCGGTGGCACCTTCCAAGAGTGGTCCGAGCACTTCGACCTCGAGCGCTGGCTCGACGCGCTGCGCGCCGAAGGACTCGACCCCGACTGGTACGTCACGCGCCAGCGCACGCGTGACGAGCTGCTCCCGTGGGAGCACATCCGCGCGGGCCTGCACTCCGATTTCCTCTGGCAGGACTGGCAGGACGCGCTGCGCGAGCACGGGCTCCCCGATTGTCGCTGGACGCCGTGTTACGACTGCGGCGTGTGCACCGGGTACGCCCTCGAGCACGTCGTCGCGTCGACGGTCGCGCCCGCGGGTGGGAGCCAGGGCACCGGGCAGGATCTGTCGCGCGGTGCCGACGTGCCGATTGCGCTCGGCCGCCGTCCCGAACCCGCGATCGCCGGAGACGGCGTCTGA
- the rodA gene encoding rod shape-determining protein RodA, whose translation MTATLNLSTERAQESMPFRHLDFLLILSPFAITALGILMIYSSTRTRLSLEHVDRFYYVERQGIALVIGVVLMLVAMAIDYRKLRDLFPLLYIGTLPLLFAVRFIGTGRNSTTAWFQVGPLQFQPSEIAKVVLVITLAGYCHQHRGDLDAWRLAITLGIAFVPMALVMLQNDLGTMLVMCVIVAAVVLVAGIRPMHIATVFLVVATLVGALAVGGKFSGYRLDRLTSFLHQGPVSTESATPAEYNLAESRTAIQHGGLTGTGLYKGTLTKLSYVPAQHTDFIFTVVGEELGFLGGALLLALFALLVWRTWRIALLSTDFFGTLLCIGILAMFAFQVFENMGMTMGIMPITGIPLPFMSYGGSALITYFIAVGLVANVHMRRFT comes from the coding sequence ATGACCGCGACGCTGAACCTGTCGACGGAGCGCGCGCAGGAGTCGATGCCGTTCCGGCACCTCGACTTCCTGCTGATCCTCTCGCCGTTCGCCATCACCGCGCTCGGGATCCTGATGATCTACTCGTCGACGCGCACGCGGCTGTCGCTCGAGCACGTCGACCGCTTCTATTACGTCGAGCGGCAGGGGATCGCGCTCGTGATCGGCGTCGTGCTCATGCTCGTCGCGATGGCGATCGACTACCGGAAGCTGCGCGACCTCTTCCCGCTCCTCTACATCGGGACGTTGCCGCTGCTCTTCGCGGTGCGCTTCATCGGCACCGGCCGCAACAGCACGACCGCGTGGTTCCAGGTCGGTCCGCTGCAGTTCCAGCCGTCGGAGATCGCGAAGGTCGTGCTCGTCATCACGCTCGCGGGCTACTGCCATCAACATCGCGGCGACCTCGACGCGTGGCGGCTCGCGATCACCCTCGGGATCGCGTTCGTGCCGATGGCGCTCGTGATGCTCCAGAACGACCTCGGCACGATGCTCGTGATGTGCGTGATCGTCGCCGCAGTCGTGCTCGTCGCCGGCATCCGTCCGATGCACATCGCCACCGTGTTCCTCGTCGTCGCGACCCTGGTCGGCGCGCTCGCGGTCGGTGGGAAGTTCAGCGGCTACCGGCTCGACCGGCTCACGAGCTTCCTGCACCAAGGCCCGGTGTCGACCGAGAGCGCGACGCCGGCCGAGTACAACCTCGCCGAGTCGCGCACCGCGATCCAGCACGGAGGGCTCACCGGCACGGGGCTCTACAAGGGCACGCTGACGAAGCTCAGCTACGTGCCTGCGCAGCACACCGACTTCATCTTCACGGTCGTGGGGGAGGAGCTCGGGTTCCTCGGCGGCGCGCTGCTGCTCGCGCTGTTCGCGCTGCTCGTGTGGCGCACCTGGCGAATAGCCCTGCTGTCGACCGACTTCTTCGGGACGCTGCTGTGCATCGGCATCCTCGCGATGTTCGCCTTCCAGGTGTTCGAGAACATGGGCATGACGATGGGGATCATGCCGATCACCGGCATCCCGTTACCGTTCATGTCCTACGGCGGCTCCGCGCTCATCACGTACTTCATCGCCGTCGGCCTCGTCGCCAACGTCCACATGCGCCGCTTCACATAG